A single genomic interval of Adhaeribacter pallidiroseus harbors:
- a CDS encoding TonB-dependent receptor — MLFISASLLSFGQNKKTDLINGNYKNITFTEFAKEVEAQTTYHFFYDFAIVDSLLVTIQVKETPLPKVLPIIFKGTNLRYSIDAENRIYITADIALDLSLPNNYFKPEDINTVNQSTPVNTTVAPAPSTTRSLSLAERKLYEIGQPGKSMGGQVTLAGHLRDVKSGEPVIGAAVYIQSPAIGTTTDQFGYYSLTLPIGRHDLLIRGSGIKNTKRQILLQGNGQLEIELEEDITPLKEVVIEAEKDKNVAGMQMGLEKLDIKTMRQVPTAFGETDILRVVLTLPGVKSVGEGNTGMNVRGGATDQNLILFNDATIYNPAHLFGFFSAFNPDILKTVELYKSAIPAKYGGRLSSVLDITTRDGNKKELAGSGGIGLLTSRLTLEGPLIKDKTAFIIGGRSTYSDWLLRELPNSTFKQSSAGFYDVNAHISHEINSKNSIYATGYMSRDKFKLAADTLYKYLNQNASLKWKHIFNNKLYGVLTSAYSHYRYNITSNINPVNASELTYSINQSNIQADFNYFHNAKHTFDFGFSSILYHISPGSLKPLGTESLMETDILEREQGLESALYASDRIDLTPRFSVMLGLRYSMYHALGPKQVNQYVPNTPKSESTITDTVAYKAGDVLAKYQGPEYRLSAKYALTDNSSVKVSFNRMRQYIHMLSNTASMSPTDIWKLSDAHIRPQIGDQIALGYYRNFKSNTIETSIETYFKKMHDFVDYKSGATLLLNHHIETDVINAEGKAYGLEVMVKKLTGKINGWVSYTYSRSLVKVNTGSTTDMINKGIYYPSNFDKPHDFTLIGNYRFSRRFSTSLNFTYNTGRPITLPLAKYYTGNSTRVYYSERNAYRVPDYYRADFAMNIEGNHKVKKLAHSSWTLAIYNLTGRKNPYSIYFKSEGTRINGYQLSIFGRPIPTITYNFRF; from the coding sequence ATGCTATTCATTAGTGCAAGCCTGCTCAGCTTTGGGCAAAATAAAAAAACTGATTTAATTAATGGTAATTACAAGAATATAACCTTCACGGAATTTGCTAAAGAGGTCGAAGCACAAACCACTTATCATTTCTTTTACGATTTTGCAATAGTAGATAGTTTACTTGTTACGATTCAAGTTAAAGAAACTCCGTTACCCAAAGTTCTTCCTATAATTTTTAAAGGTACAAATTTACGCTACTCTATTGATGCTGAAAACCGGATTTATATCACAGCAGACATAGCCTTAGATCTGAGTTTACCAAATAACTACTTTAAACCCGAAGACATAAATACAGTAAATCAAAGCACTCCGGTAAATACTACCGTGGCTCCGGCACCTAGTACTACGCGTTCACTAAGTCTTGCGGAGCGTAAGTTATACGAGATCGGCCAACCAGGTAAATCTATGGGTGGACAAGTAACCCTGGCGGGTCACCTACGTGACGTAAAATCCGGCGAACCAGTAATTGGGGCAGCTGTTTACATCCAGTCGCCTGCCATTGGTACCACTACTGATCAGTTTGGCTATTATTCGCTTACTTTACCAATTGGCCGCCACGATTTATTAATAAGAGGATCGGGTATAAAAAATACAAAACGCCAAATTCTACTACAAGGCAATGGTCAGTTAGAAATTGAACTAGAAGAAGATATAACGCCGTTGAAAGAAGTAGTAATTGAAGCGGAGAAAGACAAGAATGTGGCTGGCATGCAAATGGGCTTAGAAAAACTAGACATTAAGACCATGCGCCAAGTACCAACCGCTTTTGGGGAAACCGATATTTTACGCGTGGTGCTTACTTTGCCTGGTGTAAAGTCGGTGGGGGAAGGTAACACCGGTATGAACGTACGAGGTGGTGCCACGGACCAGAACTTAATACTTTTTAATGACGCTACTATTTACAATCCCGCGCACTTATTTGGTTTTTTTTCCGCTTTTAACCCGGATATTTTAAAAACGGTAGAACTATACAAAAGTGCTATTCCGGCGAAATACGGCGGGCGTTTATCATCGGTACTGGATATTACAACACGCGATGGTAATAAAAAAGAATTAGCTGGTTCAGGTGGAATTGGCCTTCTGACAAGCCGCCTTACTTTAGAAGGTCCATTGATTAAAGATAAAACCGCTTTTATCATTGGGGGCCGCAGCACTTACTCTGACTGGCTTCTGCGGGAACTGCCCAATAGTACCTTCAAGCAAAGTTCGGCTGGATTTTATGATGTAAATGCCCATATTAGCCACGAAATAAACAGTAAGAATTCTATTTACGCCACGGGTTACATGAGCCGCGATAAATTTAAATTAGCTGCGGATACGCTGTATAAGTACCTCAATCAAAATGCTAGTTTAAAATGGAAGCATATTTTTAATAATAAATTATATGGCGTTTTAACAAGTGCTTATAGCCATTATCGCTACAATATAACCAGCAATATTAATCCGGTAAATGCGTCCGAATTAACGTACAGCATTAATCAATCAAATATTCAGGCTGATTTTAATTATTTTCATAATGCCAAACATACTTTTGATTTTGGTTTTAGTTCTATTCTTTATCATATATCTCCGGGTAGCTTAAAACCTTTAGGTACCGAATCGTTAATGGAAACTGATATTCTGGAGCGAGAACAAGGCCTGGAAAGTGCGCTTTATGCTTCTGACCGGATTGATTTAACCCCACGATTCTCTGTTATGCTGGGGCTACGTTATTCCATGTACCATGCGCTCGGACCAAAACAGGTAAACCAATACGTGCCTAACACTCCAAAATCAGAAAGTACTATTACGGATACGGTAGCCTACAAAGCCGGCGATGTATTGGCTAAATACCAGGGTCCGGAGTATCGCCTCTCGGCTAAATACGCACTAACCGATAACTCGTCGGTTAAAGTAAGTTTTAATCGCATGCGCCAGTACATACACATGCTTTCAAATACGGCTTCTATGTCGCCGACGGATATCTGGAAACTGAGTGACGCGCATATCCGGCCACAAATTGGCGACCAGATAGCTTTGGGTTATTATCGAAATTTTAAATCCAATACCATTGAAACATCGATAGAAACCTATTTTAAAAAAATGCACGATTTTGTAGATTATAAAAGCGGCGCCACCCTGTTGTTAAATCACCATATCGAAACCGATGTAATTAATGCCGAAGGCAAGGCTTATGGGTTAGAAGTAATGGTTAAAAAATTAACCGGTAAAATTAACGGTTGGGTAAGCTATACTTATTCCCGGTCGCTGGTGAAAGTGAATACCGGCTCTACTACCGATATGATTAACAAAGGCATTTACTATCCCAGCAACTTTGATAAACCGCATGACTTTACTTTAATCGGCAACTACCGGTTTAGCCGCCGCTTTAGTACTTCTTTAAACTTTACTTACAATACGGGCCGGCCCATTACTTTGCCTTTAGCTAAATATTATACCGGAAATTCTACTAGGGTATATTACTCCGAAAGAAATGCTTACCGGGTGCCCGATTATTACCGCGCCGATTTTGCCATGAACATCGAAGGCAATCATAAAGTTAAAAAACTAGCCCATAGCTCCTGGACTTTAGCCATCTACAACCTTACCGGACGTAAAAATCCTTATTCTATTTATTTTAAATCAGAGGGCACCAGAATCAATGGTTATCAGCTTTCGATATTTGGCCGGCCTATCCCCACCATCACCTATAATTTTAGATTTTAA
- a CDS encoding DUF4249 domain-containing protein yields MLSRKRLWVALYALTFILLLNSCVDPFDPQVKNTPESFLVVDGFINSQGITTIKLSRTVNLSADSIAPPETQATVYIEAEAGSSYNLAEQDAGTYTSGSLSLDLAKKYRLHIQLISGKEYISDYTSIKITPPIDNINWEAKNNGLQIYVNSHDATNSTQYYRWQYEETWEFNAAFYSGLEYSNNTIISRTEDIYLCWKTELSSAIRIASTVRLNQDVVSNYPLVNLPTTSAKLARRYSILVKQYALSPEEHLYYETLQKNTENIGSLFDPLPTQLTGNIHAVANASEPVIGFVGAYSETQKRIFVGREELPKDWGRTITGYESCPVPDSIVIDGLQYRNLKEVEDYFRSTLYLPLSPIYSKGMPVLIGYTASSASCADCRLRGTNVKPDFWE; encoded by the coding sequence ATGTTATCAAGAAAACGCCTCTGGGTAGCGTTGTACGCTTTAACTTTTATTCTCCTATTAAATAGTTGCGTTGATCCTTTTGACCCGCAGGTAAAAAATACACCCGAAAGCTTTTTGGTGGTAGATGGTTTTATTAACAGCCAAGGAATTACAACCATTAAATTATCGCGAACCGTAAACTTAAGTGCCGATTCCATTGCTCCTCCCGAAACTCAAGCAACAGTTTACATTGAAGCCGAAGCAGGTTCCTCGTACAACTTAGCCGAACAAGATGCTGGTACTTATACTTCCGGAAGTTTAAGCTTAGACTTAGCAAAAAAGTATAGGTTACATATTCAATTAATTTCGGGAAAAGAGTACATTTCTGATTATACTTCCATTAAAATTACGCCGCCCATTGATAATATTAACTGGGAAGCTAAAAATAATGGTTTGCAAATTTATGTAAACAGCCACGATGCCACCAATAGCACACAATACTACCGGTGGCAATACGAAGAAACCTGGGAATTTAATGCTGCTTTTTACTCGGGTTTGGAGTATAGCAACAATACCATTATCTCGCGCACAGAAGATATTTACTTATGTTGGAAAACCGAGCTTTCTAGTGCTATTAGAATTGCGAGCACAGTTCGATTAAACCAGGATGTAGTTTCAAACTACCCTTTAGTTAATCTTCCTACAACTTCGGCTAAACTAGCCCGGCGGTACAGTATTCTGGTAAAACAGTACGCGCTTTCCCCAGAAGAGCATTTATACTACGAAACACTCCAAAAAAATACCGAAAACATTGGTTCTTTGTTTGATCCGCTTCCTACTCAGCTAACCGGCAATATTCATGCAGTAGCTAACGCTTCGGAGCCGGTGATTGGCTTTGTTGGAGCGTATTCCGAAACTCAGAAAAGAATATTTGTTGGCCGGGAAGAATTACCCAAGGACTGGGGACGCACTATTACCGGATACGAGAGCTGTCCGGTTCCCGATTCTATAGTAATCGATGGTTTGCAGTACAGAAACTTAAAAGAAGTTGAAGATTACTTTAGATCGACTTTATACCTGCCACTAAGTCCTATTTACTCGAAAGGCATGCCTGTACTTATTGGATACACGGCTTCATCAGCCTCTTGTGCGGATTGCCGGTTAAGGGGCACTAATGTAAAACCTGATTTTTGGGAATAA
- a CDS encoding T9SS type A sorting domain-containing protein produces the protein MGSALRGGGNEGFTTVIKTVDGGLIAGGYSSSDISGDKSQTSQGKNDYWVIKSNKNGIKLWDYRYGGTHDDYLNRIIATNDGGYLLAGSSRSDIGGDKTQASRGDRDYWIVKITNTGEKQWDKRYGGSGYDELKKVIQLATGDFILAGYSNSPAGGDKSQHSQGGNDFWLVKINSAGTKIWDKRYGGNLNETLTGMVETTDGGFLLGGSSVSGKSGDKSQVSRGRSDFWLIRVDKNGQKLWDKTYGGSGQDEAYSLGRHGNEFFIAGQSDSPADGDKTTGTQGGLDFWFLKLNSSGGKVWDKRFGGSQDDELRASIQTQDGGYILAGKSFSGKSGNKTQESRGSSDFWIVKTDQNGMYQWDKHYGGNGAEELRAVTQTPDGGLLLGGKSDSGVSGDRTQPNQGGMDYWLVKVPAETKPMAAARETIKTEASETPAELVNLHVYPNPFHDKLTIRFTLPETQTSTVQVYDSQGREVATLFQGKAQAHQTYQLEWQADSKAAGMYSVQLRTPAKRLQQKLLLIR, from the coding sequence GTGGGATCTGCGTTACGGGGGGGCGGTAACGAAGGTTTTACCACGGTTATTAAAACGGTTGATGGAGGTTTGATAGCCGGTGGTTATTCCAGTTCGGATATAAGTGGCGACAAGAGCCAAACTAGCCAAGGCAAGAACGATTACTGGGTAATAAAGAGTAATAAAAACGGTATAAAACTCTGGGACTACCGCTATGGTGGCACCCACGATGATTATTTGAACCGGATAATAGCCACCAACGATGGCGGGTATCTTTTAGCGGGTTCTTCCCGCTCGGACATTGGCGGCGATAAAACGCAAGCAAGCCGCGGCGATCGCGATTACTGGATTGTAAAAATAACTAACACCGGCGAAAAGCAATGGGACAAACGCTACGGCGGTTCGGGGTACGATGAACTCAAAAAAGTAATCCAGCTTGCCACCGGTGATTTTATCTTAGCCGGTTACAGCAACTCCCCGGCGGGTGGCGATAAAAGCCAGCACAGCCAGGGCGGCAACGACTTTTGGTTAGTAAAAATTAACAGTGCGGGTACTAAAATATGGGATAAACGCTACGGCGGCAACTTAAACGAAACTTTAACGGGCATGGTAGAAACAACAGATGGCGGGTTTTTGCTGGGGGGTAGCTCCGTATCGGGTAAGAGCGGCGATAAAAGCCAGGTAAGTCGGGGCCGCAGTGATTTCTGGTTAATACGAGTAGATAAGAATGGCCAGAAACTTTGGGATAAAACCTATGGCGGCAGTGGCCAAGACGAAGCTTATTCTCTAGGGCGGCATGGCAACGAATTCTTTATCGCGGGGCAAAGCGATTCTCCGGCTGACGGCGATAAAACAACAGGTACACAAGGTGGCCTAGACTTTTGGTTTTTAAAATTAAATAGTTCGGGAGGAAAGGTTTGGGACAAACGCTTTGGTGGCAGTCAAGACGACGAACTCCGGGCTAGCATTCAGACACAGGACGGAGGCTACATTCTCGCTGGTAAATCATTCTCGGGCAAAAGTGGTAACAAAACGCAAGAAAGCCGGGGAAGTAGTGATTTTTGGATTGTAAAAACAGACCAAAACGGCATGTACCAGTGGGATAAACACTATGGTGGCAATGGTGCCGAAGAACTCCGGGCGGTAACGCAAACTCCTGATGGTGGTTTACTCTTAGGAGGTAAGTCCGACTCTGGAGTAAGTGGTGATCGAACCCAACCTAACCAGGGTGGAATGGATTACTGGCTCGTGAAAGTACCTGCAGAAACAAAGCCTATGGCCGCAGCTAGAGAAACAATCAAAACAGAAGCGTCAGAGACACCAGCAGAGCTAGTAAACTTACATGTTTATCCGAATCCATTCCATGATAAACTTACCATTCGTTTTACTTTACCCGAAACGCAAACCAGTACCGTGCAAGTGTATGATAGCCAAGGCCGGGAAGTAGCTACTTTGTTTCAGGGTAAGGCTCAAGCTCATCAAACTTACCAACTGGAATGGCAAGCCGATAGTAAAGCTGCTGGAATGTATAGCGTACAACTGCGAACTCCGGCTAAACGCCTACAGCAAAAATTACTGTTAATCCGGTAA
- a CDS encoding glycerol-3-phosphate dehydrogenase/oxidase, producing MDRNSVLQIIKSNITWDLVIIGGGATGIGAVLEAASRGYKALLLEQSDFTKSTSSKSTKLLHGGVRYLAQGDIKLVREASIERGLLYRNAPHLVKNQAFIIPSYSWWGKPWYTVGLKLYDVLAGKLSLGASVAISRNKTIANLPTVKTENLRGGVLYHDGQFDDSRLAINVLQTAFEQGGFAINYMAVTNLTKDATGKINSLQAYDSENKQSYTIKSKLVLNATGVFTDHILKMDNPGNAPTIRPSQGVHVVLDKAFLPGNYALMVPKTEDGRVLFLVPWYGKVIVGTTDTPIQEASLEPQALESEIEFILKTAGEYLTRAPQRSDVLSVFAGLRPLAAVNKNSQRTKEVSRSHKIMVAPSGLVSILGGKWTTFRRMAEEAIDQVEITANWPHRASITSRLKIHAASEPNGQSNLSNYGTDAALIQKLITEQPELGAALSASLGIVKAQVIWAVRNEMTRSVEDFLARRVRALLLDARESIRMAPETARLMAQELNLPEAWQQQQVQEFTSLAENYLLK from the coding sequence ATGGATAGAAATTCTGTTTTACAAATCATCAAAAGCAACATTACTTGGGATTTAGTGATTATTGGCGGCGGAGCTACCGGTATTGGGGCTGTTCTGGAAGCTGCTTCGCGCGGTTACAAAGCATTGTTACTGGAACAATCAGACTTTACCAAGTCGACTTCCAGCAAAAGCACGAAGCTGTTACACGGCGGCGTACGTTACCTGGCCCAAGGCGACATTAAGCTGGTGCGCGAAGCCAGTATAGAACGGGGATTATTGTACCGGAATGCCCCGCATTTAGTAAAAAACCAAGCTTTTATTATTCCGAGTTATAGCTGGTGGGGCAAGCCTTGGTATACCGTAGGTTTAAAATTATACGATGTATTAGCCGGTAAGCTTAGTTTGGGAGCATCGGTAGCTATTTCTAGAAATAAAACCATTGCCAACCTACCTACCGTAAAAACGGAAAACCTGCGGGGCGGAGTGCTTTACCACGATGGCCAGTTTGATGATTCGCGCTTAGCTATAAATGTATTGCAAACGGCTTTTGAGCAAGGCGGCTTTGCCATTAATTATATGGCGGTAACTAATTTAACAAAAGATGCTACTGGCAAGATAAATAGTTTACAAGCCTATGATTCCGAAAATAAGCAGTCGTATACCATTAAAAGCAAATTGGTATTAAATGCTACCGGCGTTTTTACCGATCATATTTTAAAAATGGACAATCCGGGTAATGCCCCTACTATCCGGCCCAGTCAGGGAGTGCACGTAGTGCTGGATAAAGCTTTTTTACCGGGCAATTACGCCTTAATGGTGCCTAAAACGGAAGATGGCCGCGTTTTATTTCTGGTACCCTGGTACGGAAAAGTTATTGTGGGCACCACCGATACGCCTATCCAAGAAGCATCGTTGGAGCCGCAAGCCTTGGAAAGCGAAATTGAGTTTATTTTAAAAACGGCTGGTGAATACTTAACCCGGGCACCGCAACGATCGGATGTGCTAAGTGTATTTGCCGGCTTGCGGCCCTTAGCCGCGGTAAACAAAAATTCGCAACGCACCAAAGAAGTGTCGCGCAGCCATAAAATTATGGTGGCTCCGTCGGGGTTAGTTTCTATTTTGGGTGGCAAATGGACTACTTTCCGTAGAATGGCCGAAGAAGCAATTGATCAGGTAGAAATTACGGCTAACTGGCCGCACCGAGCATCCATAACCAGCCGCCTAAAAATACATGCGGCTAGTGAACCCAACGGGCAAAGCAATTTAAGTAATTACGGTACAGATGCAGCGCTTATTCAAAAATTAATAACCGAGCAACCCGAATTAGGAGCAGCTTTAAGTGCTTCCTTAGGAATTGTAAAAGCCCAGGTTATCTGGGCCGTCAGAAATGAAATGACGCGTTCCGTAGAAGATTTTCTGGCCCGGCGGGTTAGAGCCTTATTGTTAGATGCCCGCGAAAGTATCCGGATGGCTCCGGAAACCGCTCGCCTGATGGCTCAGGAACTTAACTTGCCGGAAGCCTGGCAACAGCAGCAAGTTCAGGAGTTTACGAGTTTAGCGGAAAATTATTTGTTAAAGTAA
- a CDS encoding PQQ-dependent sugar dehydrogenase, with product MNKSFLLRCSFLLTVAFTACNSKQQTENTAATAAETADSTAASTTNTANDTLPKPFATPPTAKNSKVIGWPTSKMPTAPTGFTVTKFADKLRNPRWIYVAPNGDILIAESSTEESIFKKVQNVGTGKSQKVNTGGSANRITLFRDTNQDGKPEVHQTFLEDLNQPLGMLVLKDAFYVANTDGLWKYPYKTGQEKITGKGEKILDLPAGGYNNHWTRNIIANSDGSKIYVSVGSGSNVAENGLDNEKRRANILEINPDGSGERVYGAGLRNPVGMDWAPGTKTLYTVVNERDNLGDDLVPDYLTSVKDGGFYGWPFAYWGPHPDPRMEKEQQPDMVKKTLVPDVALGSHTASLGLAFYDGNKFPEKYRNGAFVGQHGSWNRSKFAGYQVVFVPFKEGKPTGKPESFLTGFIADAGKSEVYGRPVGLAVLPSGALLVADDAANTLWHVQAK from the coding sequence ATGAACAAGAGCTTTTTGCTAAGATGTAGTTTCTTACTGACCGTAGCTTTTACGGCATGTAATTCCAAACAGCAAACCGAAAATACGGCAGCCACCGCGGCCGAAACTGCCGACTCCACCGCTGCTTCGACTACTAACACCGCTAATGACACGTTACCTAAACCGTTTGCTACTCCGCCTACCGCTAAAAATAGCAAGGTAATTGGTTGGCCCACCAGTAAAATGCCCACCGCCCCAACTGGCTTTACGGTTACCAAATTTGCCGACAAATTACGCAACCCGCGTTGGATTTACGTAGCGCCCAACGGCGATATTTTGATTGCTGAATCCAGTACCGAAGAAAGTATTTTTAAAAAAGTGCAAAATGTAGGTACCGGTAAAAGCCAAAAAGTAAATACCGGGGGCAGTGCTAACCGCATTACTTTATTTCGGGATACAAACCAGGATGGTAAACCCGAGGTGCACCAAACTTTTCTGGAGGATTTAAATCAACCTTTGGGCATGTTGGTACTGAAGGATGCTTTTTACGTAGCTAATACCGATGGACTCTGGAAATATCCGTATAAAACGGGTCAGGAAAAAATAACTGGTAAAGGCGAAAAAATTCTGGATTTGCCTGCCGGTGGCTATAACAATCACTGGACCCGTAATATTATCGCCAACAGCGATGGCTCTAAAATCTACGTTTCGGTAGGCTCGGGCAGCAATGTGGCGGAAAACGGATTAGATAATGAAAAACGCCGGGCTAATATTCTGGAAATAAATCCGGATGGCTCCGGTGAACGCGTTTACGGTGCTGGTCTGCGTAACCCGGTAGGGATGGATTGGGCACCCGGTACTAAAACCTTGTACACCGTAGTAAATGAGCGTGATAATTTAGGCGATGATTTAGTGCCTGATTATTTAACGAGTGTAAAAGATGGCGGATTTTACGGCTGGCCCTTTGCTTACTGGGGACCTCATCCGGACCCGCGAATGGAAAAAGAACAGCAACCCGACATGGTAAAGAAAACCTTAGTGCCGGATGTAGCTTTAGGGTCGCACACGGCAAGTTTGGGTTTAGCTTTTTACGATGGGAATAAGTTTCCGGAGAAGTACCGCAACGGGGCTTTTGTGGGGCAACACGGCTCTTGGAACCGCTCCAAGTTTGCCGGCTATCAGGTGGTATTTGTGCCCTTTAAAGAGGGAAAACCGACCGGTAAACCCGAAAGCTTTTTAACTGGGTTTATTGCCGATGCTGGTAAAAGTGAAGTGTATGGCCGTCCGGTAGGCTTAGCCGTACTGCCCAGCGGGGCTTTATTAGTTGCCGACGATGCGGCCAATACGCTTTGGCACGTGCAAGCCAAGTAA
- a CDS encoding MG2 domain-containing protein, whose product MKFLKSITSLFCTCNRHRTFLKFFILLGFLKNASVYGQSDSLKSINRPFNQYQEQNLTEKLFLHVDRPVYLAGETMWFKVYAVDGTFQKPLALSKIAYIEILDKEQKPVLQGKVALTEAMGQGSFVLPATLASGNYLVRAYTNWMQNFNPEYFFQSSITIVNTFTNLGIKPGKDSIAYDIQFFPEGGNLVKGIASKVAFKITDRFGQGQAAEGSIQDKQGNSVATFKTQKFGMGQFTFIPSEAIDYQATIKLAHTTVTQNLPKVYEQGYTMHLDQSNPEQLKISVQTNYPDQAYTDVFLFGHARQKALFEVNKRLNNGQAEFLINKNDLAEGINHFTIFNDRKQPLCERLFFQQPRQKLIITTTTDEKNYTTRDKVTVELTTANPSQAATPADVSMAVYRLDSLPASALPDINSYLWLTSDLRGNIENPAYYFNSTDPEATLATDNLMLTQGWRRFKWESVFLKKSDSLQFIPELNGHFIRGSLTDRQTGRPIPNMSTFLGSPSRLVRLYHNRTKENGAFQFEVKDFYGPREIVLQTSLQQDSLYRFEVENPFTSKKTAWQVPAFTLSEKFKSDIEQRHVQMQVQNTFFKKYTNRYKPTLTDSLAFYGRPDEKYMLDDFTRFKVMEEVMREYVPGVQVRIRKDGFHFMVFDNVNRSIFPENPMVLLDGVPVFNINKIMAMDPLKIQKLEVITSRYFQGTTSYNGLVSFSTYKGDLDGYEISPHAFVLEYEGLQYQREFYAPRYETAAEKQSRLPDLRNLLYWNPQIKTTKAGNQKLEFYTSDKAGKYLIQIQGLSGTGLAGSTNFTFEVKQAL is encoded by the coding sequence ATGAAGTTTTTAAAGTCAATTACCAGCTTGTTTTGCACCTGCAATCGGCATCGTACTTTTCTGAAGTTCTTTATTCTGCTGGGATTTTTAAAAAATGCATCTGTTTACGGGCAGTCGGATAGCTTAAAAAGTATTAACCGGCCCTTTAACCAATATCAAGAGCAAAATTTAACTGAAAAGTTATTTCTGCATGTAGATCGACCTGTGTATCTGGCCGGCGAAACCATGTGGTTTAAAGTATACGCAGTAGATGGTACTTTTCAAAAACCGCTTGCTTTAAGTAAAATTGCCTACATCGAAATACTGGATAAAGAACAAAAGCCGGTGCTGCAAGGCAAAGTTGCTCTCACAGAAGCAATGGGCCAAGGTTCGTTTGTACTGCCTGCTACTTTAGCTTCCGGCAACTACTTGGTACGCGCCTATACGAACTGGATGCAAAACTTTAATCCGGAATATTTCTTTCAGAGCTCGATAACTATTGTCAACACGTTTACCAACCTGGGTATAAAACCCGGCAAAGATTCGATTGCTTACGACATCCAGTTTTTTCCGGAAGGGGGTAACCTGGTAAAAGGCATTGCCAGTAAAGTCGCTTTTAAAATAACCGATCGGTTTGGGCAGGGACAAGCGGCAGAAGGTTCAATACAAGACAAACAAGGGAATTCCGTAGCTACTTTTAAAACTCAAAAATTTGGAATGGGCCAGTTTACATTTATTCCTTCTGAAGCTATCGATTACCAAGCTACCATTAAGCTAGCGCATACAACCGTTACGCAAAACCTACCAAAAGTGTATGAGCAGGGCTACACCATGCACTTAGATCAAAGCAACCCGGAACAACTAAAAATTTCCGTACAAACAAATTACCCGGATCAAGCATACACTGATGTTTTTTTGTTTGGACACGCGCGGCAAAAAGCTTTATTCGAAGTAAATAAGCGTTTAAATAATGGTCAGGCAGAATTTTTAATTAACAAAAATGATTTAGCCGAAGGAATCAATCACTTTACAATTTTTAACGACCGAAAACAACCACTCTGCGAACGTTTATTTTTTCAGCAACCCCGGCAAAAATTAATTATCACCACCACCACCGATGAGAAAAATTACACCACCCGCGATAAAGTAACCGTAGAGCTAACTACAGCTAATCCCTCGCAGGCAGCTACACCAGCTGATGTATCGATGGCCGTTTACCGCTTAGATTCACTCCCCGCCAGCGCGTTACCAGATATTAACAGCTATTTATGGTTAACCTCGGACTTAAGAGGAAATATTGAAAACCCCGCCTATTATTTCAATTCAACTGATCCGGAAGCAACACTAGCAACTGACAATTTAATGCTGACGCAAGGCTGGCGGCGGTTCAAGTGGGAATCTGTTTTTTTAAAAAAATCCGATTCGCTGCAGTTTATACCGGAACTAAATGGCCATTTTATCCGCGGTAGCCTTACCGATCGACAAACCGGCCGACCAATTCCGAACATGTCTACCTTCCTGGGCTCACCCAGCCGTTTAGTGCGGCTGTATCATAATAGAACTAAAGAAAATGGAGCCTTTCAGTTTGAAGTAAAGGATTTTTATGGTCCTCGGGAAATAGTCTTGCAAACCAGCCTGCAACAAGATAGTTTGTATCGTTTTGAAGTAGAAAATCCTTTTACTAGTAAAAAAACAGCTTGGCAAGTGCCTGCTTTTACTTTGTCCGAAAAATTTAAATCCGACATAGAACAACGGCACGTGCAAATGCAAGTACAGAATACGTTTTTTAAAAAATATACCAACCGGTATAAACCCACTCTAACCGATAGTCTGGCTTTTTACGGCCGTCCCGACGAAAAATACATGCTGGATGATTTTACGCGCTTTAAAGTAATGGAAGAAGTAATGCGCGAATATGTACCCGGCGTACAGGTGCGCATCCGGAAAGATGGATTTCACTTTATGGTGTTTGACAATGTAAACCGGAGCATCTTTCCGGAAAACCCGATGGTACTTCTGGACGGGGTACCCGTTTTTAATATTAACAAGATCATGGCTATGGATCCGTTAAAAATTCAAAAATTGGAAGTGATTACCAGTCGTTATTTTCAGGGCACCACCTCGTACAATGGTTTGGTAAGTTTTTCGACGTATAAAGGAGATTTAGACGGCTATGAAATAAGCCCGCACGCGTTTGTGCTGGAATACGAAGGACTGCAATACCAACGGGAATTTTACGCGCCTCGTTACGAAACCGCTGCCGAAAAACAAAGCCGTTTACCCGATCTACGGAATTTACTTTACTGGAATCCGCAAATTAAAACCACTAAGGCTGGTAATCAAAAATTAGAATTTTATACCTCGGATAAAGCGGGCAAATATCTAATACAAATTCAAGGCCTTTCCGGAACCGGGTTAGCGGGTAGTACTAATTTTACTTTTGAGGTGAAACAAGCTTTATAA